Proteins from one Candidatus Omnitrophota bacterium genomic window:
- the rpmE gene encoding 50S ribosomal protein L31, with translation MKDGIHPEYVECTITCTCGAVYRTRSTKPSIHVEICAGCHPFFTGTQKLVDTAGRVEKFKRKYTKNTAGK, from the coding sequence ATGAAGGATGGAATTCATCCGGAATATGTGGAGTGCACGATCACGTGCACCTGCGGGGCGGTCTACCGCACGCGGTCGACGAAGCCGAGCATCCACGTCGAAATCTGCGCTGGCTGCCATCCCTTTTTCACCGGCACGCAAAAACTCGTCGATACCGCAGGGCGCGTGGAGAAGTTCAAGCGGAAATACACGAAGAACACTGCCGGCAAGTAA